The Citrifermentans bemidjiense Bem genome window below encodes:
- a CDS encoding sigma-70 family RNA polymerase sigma factor produces the protein MENEGHLEEKEPLFLDAEQDPDALELEEVEAEADEPAEVEEEEIKAAVVEHFDDAIKLYLREIQKTKLLTADEEKELAARIDLGDKAARDRMIVSNLRLVVKIAKRYINRGLPFLDLIEEGNMGLIKAVERFKLSKECRFSTYATWWIRQSIERALVNQSRTIRLPVHVSDDINKMLRVTRELVQKMNREPSIKEVADTLEVNVTYVRRLMVLLKKTYSIERPMGENNDYFLIDTIEDTSTISPAVLLEDLNKYELVSKWFETLSDAEKKILTLRFGLDDKDPQTLDTIGRSFGVTRERIRQIEAKSLEKLRKIVETTDVMGRAAVPPTTTGT, from the coding sequence ATGGAAAACGAAGGACATTTAGAGGAGAAGGAACCTCTTTTTCTGGACGCCGAGCAGGACCCCGACGCACTCGAACTGGAGGAAGTCGAGGCCGAAGCCGACGAACCTGCCGAGGTAGAGGAAGAGGAAATCAAGGCCGCAGTGGTCGAGCATTTCGATGACGCCATCAAGCTCTACCTGCGCGAAATCCAGAAGACCAAGCTTCTCACCGCCGACGAGGAGAAGGAGTTGGCTGCGCGTATCGACCTGGGCGACAAGGCCGCCCGCGACCGCATGATCGTCTCCAACCTCCGCCTGGTGGTGAAGATCGCCAAGCGCTACATAAACCGCGGGCTCCCCTTCCTGGATCTCATCGAAGAAGGGAACATGGGGCTCATCAAGGCCGTGGAGCGCTTCAAGCTCTCCAAGGAGTGCCGCTTCTCCACCTACGCCACCTGGTGGATCCGGCAGTCCATCGAGCGCGCGCTGGTGAACCAGTCGCGCACCATCCGCCTGCCGGTGCACGTCTCCGACGACATCAACAAGATGCTAAGGGTGACGCGCGAACTGGTGCAGAAGATGAACCGCGAGCCGAGCATCAAGGAAGTCGCCGACACCCTTGAGGTGAACGTCACCTACGTGCGCAGGCTCATGGTCCTCCTGAAGAAGACCTACTCCATCGAGCGCCCCATGGGGGAGAACAACGACTATTTCCTTATCGACACCATAGAGGACACCTCCACCATATCGCCGGCCGTGCTCCTGGAGGACCTCAACAAGTACGAGCTGGTCTCCAAGTGGTTCGAGACCCTCTCCGACGCCGAGAAGAAGATCCTCACGCTCCGTTTTGGTCTCGACGACAAGGACCCCCAGACCCTCGACACCATCGGGCGCAGCTTCGGCGTGACCCGCGAGAGGATCAGGCAGATCGAAGCGAAATCGCTGGAAAAGCTGAGAAAGATAGTAGAAACGACCGATGTCATGGGGCGCGCGGCTGTCCCCCCGACAACTACAGGCACATAA
- the surE gene encoding 5'/3'-nucleotidase SurE, whose translation MKILLTNDDGVHSPGLAALIKKVSEVAEVVVVAPDREQSAVSHALTLHHPLRAARIGANVFSVEGTPTDCVNLGIHSLLSYRPDLVISGVNRGANIADDVTYSGTVAAALEATLMGIPAIAVSLVTRSAGEHFEAAAACAAKLAVTVHQKGLPRDTYLNVNVPDLPAESLLPPLITCQGKRSYEGTIVDKVDPRGRNYYWIGTTDLSFEDIPGTDYHAVSRGHVSISPLHIDLTNHASIEMLKSWELP comes from the coding sequence GTGAAGATTCTCCTTACCAATGACGACGGGGTGCATTCTCCCGGTCTCGCCGCGCTCATCAAGAAGGTTTCCGAGGTGGCCGAGGTCGTAGTAGTGGCCCCGGACCGGGAACAAAGCGCCGTCTCCCACGCGCTCACCCTGCATCACCCGTTAAGAGCGGCACGCATCGGCGCCAACGTCTTCTCCGTCGAGGGGACACCTACAGACTGCGTCAACCTAGGCATTCACAGCCTTTTGTCGTACCGCCCGGACCTCGTCATCTCCGGCGTCAACCGCGGCGCCAACATAGCGGACGACGTTACCTACTCCGGCACTGTGGCGGCGGCGTTGGAGGCGACACTGATGGGTATTCCCGCTATAGCAGTCTCCCTGGTCACCCGCTCGGCAGGAGAGCATTTCGAGGCCGCGGCCGCCTGCGCGGCAAAACTTGCCGTGACCGTGCACCAAAAAGGCCTTCCGCGCGACACTTATCTCAACGTAAACGTGCCGGATCTTCCCGCGGAAAGCCTGCTGCCGCCTCTCATCACCTGCCAGGGGAAGCGCAGCTACGAGGGGACCATCGTCGACAAGGTCGACCCTCGCGGCAGGAACTACTACTGGATCGGCACCACCGACCTGAGCTTCGAGGACATTCCCGGCACCGATTATCATGCCGTTTCGAGAGGACACGTATCCATTTCACCCTTGCACATCGATCTCACCAACCATGCCTCGATCGAGATGCTGAAGTCCTGGGAATTGCCGTGA
- a CDS encoding SemiSWEET family sugar transporter — MTLVGTLGFCAGLLTSGAAVPQVYKTYKTRHARDISMWQLVMLSLGMLLWLIYGSMIGDLPLILANTFSIACYASLIAMKLRYDREDRTS, encoded by the coding sequence ATGACCCTCGTCGGCACCTTGGGCTTTTGCGCCGGGCTCCTCACCAGCGGGGCGGCGGTGCCCCAGGTCTACAAGACCTACAAGACCAGGCACGCGCGCGACATTTCCATGTGGCAGCTGGTCATGTTGAGCCTCGGCATGCTGCTCTGGCTCATCTACGGCTCCATGATCGGCGACCTGCCGCTGATCCTCGCCAACACCTTTTCCATTGCGTGCTACGCCTCGCTCATTGCTATGAAGCTCCGCTATGACAGAGAGGATCGAACAAGCTAA
- a CDS encoding protein-L-isoaspartate(D-aspartate) O-methyltransferase: protein MNSAVARKRMVAELVKRGITDQRVLGAMQEIPRHIFVEEAMSAQAYSDGSLPIGEKQTISQPYIVAKMTQLLALTGREKVLELGTGSGYQAAVLATLADRVCTVERIRPLALKARKALDSLRLLNVNLKIGDGTEGWAEEAPFDAILVTAGAPHLPDCLVQQLAPGGRLVIPVGDRIDQKLLLVTKGMDGSVATEECDGCRFVRLIGRNGWNDEQ, encoded by the coding sequence ATGAATTCTGCTGTTGCACGGAAGAGAATGGTTGCTGAGCTGGTGAAGCGTGGCATCACCGACCAGCGGGTGCTGGGCGCCATGCAGGAAATACCGAGACACATATTCGTAGAAGAGGCCATGTCGGCCCAGGCCTACAGCGACGGATCGCTGCCGATAGGCGAAAAGCAGACCATCTCGCAGCCGTACATTGTGGCGAAGATGACGCAGCTTCTGGCGCTCACCGGGCGCGAAAAGGTGCTGGAGCTGGGAACCGGCTCAGGCTACCAGGCAGCCGTCCTCGCCACCCTCGCCGACCGGGTCTGCACCGTAGAGCGCATCAGGCCGCTGGCCCTCAAGGCGCGCAAGGCTCTCGACAGCCTCAGGCTTTTGAACGTGAACCTGAAGATAGGGGACGGAACCGAGGGGTGGGCCGAGGAGGCGCCTTTCGACGCCATCCTGGTTACCGCGGGCGCCCCGCATCTTCCCGACTGCCTGGTCCAGCAGCTGGCCCCCGGGGGCAGGCTGGTGATACCGGTGGGCGACAGGATCGACCAGAAGCTCTTGCTGGTAACAAAGGGAATGGACGGCAGTGTGGCCACCGAAGAGTGCGACGGCTGCCGCTTCGTAAGACTTATTGGAAGAAACGGCTGGAATGACGAGCAGTAG